One window of Deltaproteobacteria bacterium genomic DNA carries:
- a CDS encoding NlpC/P60 family protein, with the protein MSSQPHIQMIESLTALFDRHGPARFALAAAVVLALGCTSRRVATSDFPAVTFATMPDQTERRGPSAADAVEVVLAAARDTLGVSSPRLDGDAVPTDCSGYLHALYKRADVDLFSEGRPGDNGVRAIVRWVERYGRVYRAQLAAPGDLVFFDNSYDRDGDGRLNDRLTHAGLVEQVLPDGTLLIVHATNHGIVREPMNLFRPHEATGAGGRAINAPLRRKATGDGPNTPHLMSELFAGFGSVFQRASLAGGSPPDP; encoded by the coding sequence TCGCACTCGCCGCCGCCGTCGTTCTGGCGCTGGGTTGCACGAGTCGTCGCGTGGCAACTTCCGATTTCCCGGCGGTCACCTTCGCCACGATGCCCGACCAGACTGAAAGGCGTGGCCCTTCGGCTGCTGATGCCGTCGAAGTTGTCCTCGCCGCCGCGCGCGACACTCTCGGGGTCAGCAGCCCGCGGCTCGACGGGGATGCGGTGCCCACGGACTGCTCGGGATATCTCCACGCCCTGTACAAGCGCGCCGATGTCGATCTCTTCTCCGAAGGCCGGCCGGGCGACAACGGTGTGCGGGCCATCGTCCGCTGGGTCGAGCGTTACGGACGCGTGTACCGCGCCCAGCTCGCTGCGCCCGGCGACCTGGTCTTCTTCGACAATTCCTACGACCGCGACGGCGATGGTCGCCTGAACGACCGCCTCACGCACGCAGGACTCGTCGAGCAGGTGTTGCCGGATGGCACGCTGCTCATCGTGCACGCGACGAATCATGGCATCGTGCGCGAGCCGATGAATCTCTTTCGTCCGCACGAGGCGACCGGTGCCGGCGGCCGCGCGATCAATGCGCCGCTGCGGCGCAAGGCCACCGGTGATGGTCCAAACACGCCGCACCTGATGTCCGAGCTGTTCGCCGGTTTCGGGAGCGTCTTCCAGCGCGCGTCGCTGGCGGGGGGATCTCCGCCGGATCCGTAG
- a CDS encoding alpha/beta hydrolase translates to MSYLDVRPQRSNGRTIVLLHGKNFCAGTWETTIRALGEAGWRVVAPDQIGFCKSSKPERYQYSFQQLAANTRALLEHLGVGRIALLGHSTGGMLAVRYALLHPEQVEQLVLVNPIGLEDWKALGVPWRSVDEWYARELKTTSEGIRQYEQSTYYAGQWRPEYDRWVEMLAGMYRGPGKEIVAWSSALLYDMIFTQPVLYELDRVQAPTLLMIGQKDNTAIGKDAAPAELKKKLGDYPRLGREAARRFPHAKLVEFPELGHAPQIQDPARFHEALLQGLR, encoded by the coding sequence ATGAGCTACCTCGACGTCCGACCACAACGCTCCAACGGACGGACGATCGTGCTGCTGCACGGAAAGAACTTCTGCGCCGGAACCTGGGAGACCACCATCCGCGCGCTGGGCGAGGCCGGCTGGCGCGTCGTCGCGCCCGACCAGATCGGTTTCTGCAAGTCGAGCAAGCCGGAGCGCTACCAATACAGCTTCCAGCAGCTGGCCGCGAACACGCGCGCGCTCCTGGAGCATCTCGGCGTCGGGCGGATCGCGTTGCTCGGACATTCCACGGGCGGAATGCTCGCCGTCCGGTACGCGCTGCTCCATCCGGAGCAAGTCGAGCAGCTCGTGCTCGTCAATCCCATCGGTCTGGAGGATTGGAAGGCCCTCGGCGTGCCTTGGCGCAGCGTCGACGAATGGTACGCGCGCGAGTTGAAGACGACTTCCGAGGGAATCCGCCAGTACGAGCAGTCGACCTACTACGCCGGGCAGTGGCGCCCGGAGTATGACCGCTGGGTGGAGATGCTCGCCGGCATGTATCGCGGCCCGGGGAAGGAAATCGTGGCCTGGAGCTCGGCGCTGCTCTACGACATGATCTTCACGCAGCCGGTGCTGTACGAGCTCGATCGGGTGCAGGCACCGACGCTGCTGATGATCGGGCAGAAGGACAACACCGCCATCGGCAAGGACGCCGCGCCGGCGGAGCTGAAGAAGAAGCTCGGCGACTATCCGCGGCTGGGGCGGGAGGCCGCGCGCCGCTTCCCGCACGCGAAGCTGGTGGAATTCCCCGAGCTGGGGCACGCGCCGCAGATCCAGGATCCGGCGCGATTCCACGAGGCGCTGTTGCAAGGACTGCGCTAG
- a CDS encoding RibD family protein produces MKPYVICHMCTTIDGRILSNRWSRLPRGKDPGELFESTADSFGIGAWVVGTTTMREFAGRNVKLKKARRRVERSDYIADRRARRFAIGADAKGVLRFQKPDVEGDHVVLLVSSRVSDDYLAHLQDAGASYLFCGKREVDVKVALDKIRRVLGIRRLMLEGGGTFNGEMLHAGLVDEISQVVVPVVDGGRGVTTIFDIPGDPPPKAAAALRLKSHRTLPGGVSWFRYRVARRSGR; encoded by the coding sequence ATGAAACCGTACGTCATCTGCCACATGTGCACCACCATCGACGGCCGCATCCTCAGCAATCGGTGGTCTCGGCTGCCACGCGGAAAGGACCCCGGAGAGCTGTTCGAGAGCACTGCAGACAGCTTCGGGATCGGCGCGTGGGTCGTCGGAACGACGACGATGCGCGAGTTCGCGGGCCGCAACGTCAAGCTCAAGAAGGCGCGACGGCGCGTCGAGCGGAGCGATTACATCGCCGACCGGCGGGCGCGGCGCTTCGCCATCGGCGCCGACGCCAAGGGCGTGCTCCGATTTCAGAAGCCGGACGTCGAGGGCGACCACGTGGTCCTGCTGGTCAGCTCTCGCGTAAGCGACGATTACCTCGCGCACCTCCAGGACGCCGGCGCCTCGTATCTGTTCTGCGGCAAGCGTGAGGTCGACGTGAAGGTGGCGCTCGACAAGATCCGCCGCGTCCTCGGGATCCGCCGGCTTATGCTCGAGGGTGGCGGGACGTTCAACGGCGAAATGCTCCACGCCGGACTGGTGGACGAGATCAGCCAGGTGGTGGTGCCGGTCGTCGACGGCGGCCGCGGAGTGACCACCATCTTCGACATTCCCGGCGACCCGCCGCCCAAGGCGGCCGCTGCCCTGCGGCTGAAGTCGCATCGAACACTGCCAGGCGGCGTGAGCTGGTTTCGCTACCGCGTCGCGCGCAGATCAGGCCGCTGA
- a CDS encoding response regulator encodes MLVVEDDPDLAALEAELLEEHGHHVEIASNGREALAAVERAAPDLILLDMKMPVMSGREFVDEYRRAQPSPAPIVVVTAADDAQVRAAEVGASGWIAKPFDPDALVANVMRLLPRP; translated from the coding sequence ATATTGGTAGTGGAGGACGACCCGGACCTCGCCGCGCTCGAGGCGGAGCTCCTCGAGGAACATGGCCATCACGTCGAGATCGCGAGCAACGGCCGCGAAGCGCTGGCGGCGGTCGAGCGGGCGGCTCCCGATCTCATCCTGCTCGACATGAAGATGCCGGTGATGAGTGGCCGTGAGTTTGTCGACGAGTATCGCCGTGCTCAGCCCTCGCCGGCCCCCATCGTCGTGGTGACCGCGGCCGACGACGCTCAAGTGCGCGCCGCGGAAGTGGGTGCGAGCGGGTGGATCGCCAAGCCTTTCGATCCCGATGCTCTCGTCGCGAACGTAATGCGGCTGCTTCCCCGACCCTGA